A window of the Branchiibius hedensis genome harbors these coding sequences:
- a CDS encoding catalase encodes MSDSTKTSIETAPSPEANLGSTTDTGAPAVSDRNSLTIGNDGPILLHDVHFLNQMAHFNRERVPERNVHAKGSGAFGVFETTEDVSKYTKAALFQKGTKTDMLARFSTVAGEQGSPDTWRDPRGFALKFYTTEGNYDLVGNNTPVFFIRDTMKFPHFIRSQKRLGGSGLRDNHMQWDFWTLNPESAHQVTYLMGDRGIPTSYRHMNGYGSHTYLWINEAGEKHWVKYHFHSDQGVEGLTGQDATRIAGEDADFHRRDLREAIDAGDFPSWTLSIQAMPYEDAKDYHLNPFDLTKIWPHSDYPLIKVGTMTLNKNPDNFFAQIEQAAFEPSAIVPGIGFSPDKMLLGRAFAYSDTHRYRIGPNYLQLPVNQPRVENLNTYTFDGPMAYEHSGNDPVYAPNSAGRGYADVVGEVEDGWETDGAMVRAAYTLRRDDDDYSQAGALVREVWNDEQRAAFVDTVAGHLLGGVKSPVLEKAFDYWKNVDADTGAAIEAKVKADSKAPNPGGEADAAKDNDPIKEDASNAAH; translated from the coding sequence ATGTCGGACAGCACCAAGACGTCCATCGAAACCGCGCCCAGCCCAGAGGCGAACCTGGGCTCCACCACGGACACCGGCGCACCCGCTGTCAGTGACCGCAACTCCCTCACGATCGGCAACGACGGTCCGATCCTGTTGCACGACGTGCACTTCCTGAACCAGATGGCGCACTTCAACCGCGAGCGCGTCCCGGAGCGGAACGTGCACGCGAAGGGTTCCGGTGCGTTCGGCGTCTTCGAGACCACCGAAGACGTCAGCAAGTACACCAAGGCGGCGCTCTTCCAGAAGGGCACCAAGACCGACATGCTGGCGCGTTTCTCCACCGTTGCCGGCGAGCAGGGTTCGCCGGACACCTGGCGCGACCCGCGCGGTTTCGCGTTGAAGTTCTACACCACCGAAGGCAACTACGACCTGGTCGGCAACAACACCCCGGTCTTCTTCATCCGCGACACGATGAAGTTCCCGCACTTCATCCGCTCCCAGAAGCGGCTCGGCGGGTCGGGTCTGCGCGACAACCACATGCAGTGGGACTTCTGGACGCTGAACCCGGAGTCGGCGCACCAGGTGACCTACCTGATGGGCGACCGCGGTATCCCCACGAGCTACCGGCACATGAACGGCTACGGCTCGCACACCTACTTGTGGATCAACGAGGCCGGCGAGAAGCACTGGGTCAAGTACCACTTCCACTCCGACCAGGGTGTCGAAGGCTTGACCGGACAGGACGCGACCCGGATCGCCGGTGAGGACGCCGACTTCCACCGTCGCGACCTACGCGAGGCGATCGACGCCGGTGACTTCCCCAGTTGGACCCTGTCGATCCAGGCGATGCCGTACGAGGACGCCAAGGACTACCACCTCAACCCGTTCGACCTGACCAAGATCTGGCCGCACAGCGACTATCCGTTGATCAAGGTCGGCACGATGACCCTGAACAAGAACCCGGACAACTTCTTCGCCCAGATCGAGCAAGCGGCCTTCGAACCCTCCGCGATCGTCCCGGGCATCGGCTTCTCCCCCGACAAGATGCTGCTCGGGCGCGCGTTCGCCTACTCCGACACCCACCGCTACCGGATCGGCCCCAACTACCTGCAGTTGCCGGTCAACCAGCCGCGGGTGGAGAACCTCAACACGTACACCTTCGACGGTCCGATGGCCTACGAGCACAGCGGCAACGACCCGGTCTACGCCCCCAACAGTGCCGGCCGTGGGTACGCCGATGTGGTCGGTGAGGTCGAGGACGGCTGGGAAACCGACGGCGCCATGGTCCGCGCGGCGTACACCCTGCGCCGCGACGACGACGACTACAGCCAGGCCGGCGCCCTTGTGCGCGAGGTGTGGAACGACGAGCAGCGTGCCGCCTTCGTCGACACTGTCGCCGGCCACCTACTGGGCGGCGTGAAGTCACCGGTGCTGGAGAAGGCGTTCGACTACTGGAAGAACGTCGACGCCGACACCGGCGCTGCGATCGAAGCCAAGGTCAAAGCCGACTCGAAGGCGCCGAACCCTGGTGGCGAAGCCGACGCCGCCAAGGACAACGACCCGATCAAGGAAGACGCCTCGAACGCCGCGCACTGA
- the lpdA gene encoding dihydrolipoyl dehydrogenase — MAQHFDVVVLGAGPGGYVAAIRASQLGLKAAVIEKKYWGGVCLNVGCIPSKALLRNAELSHILTSEKDKFGITGDASMSYEPTHARSRQVSAGIVKGVHYLMKKNKITEIDGWGTFKDAKTIEVNFNDGSTDTITGDKIIIATGATTRLIPGTELSERVVTYEEQILDPVLPKSIIIAGSGAIGVEFAYVMKNFGVDVTIVEFLDRMVPTEDADVSKELAKHYKKLGVKVLTKTKVESIEDTGSSVKVTVSPADGGEQKVLEADKVLQAIGFAPRLTGYGLENTGVKITERKAIEIDDYCRTNVPDVYAIGDVTGKLMLAHTAEAQGVVAAETIAGAETMPLEYVMIPRATYCQPQVASFGYTEAQAKDLGYDVKTAQFPFSANGKAQGLGEAVGFVKIVADAKHNEFLGAHLIGPDVTELLPVLTLAQRWDLTADEVARNVFAHPTLGESVKEAVEGIVGHMINL, encoded by the coding sequence GTGGCACAACACTTTGACGTCGTCGTCCTGGGAGCCGGACCTGGCGGGTATGTCGCCGCCATCCGTGCCAGTCAACTGGGCCTGAAGGCTGCAGTGATCGAGAAGAAGTACTGGGGTGGTGTCTGTCTCAACGTCGGGTGCATCCCCTCGAAGGCATTGCTGCGCAACGCGGAGTTGTCGCACATCCTGACCAGCGAGAAGGACAAGTTCGGCATCACCGGTGATGCGTCGATGTCCTACGAGCCCACGCATGCCCGCAGCCGCCAGGTGTCGGCCGGCATCGTCAAGGGCGTGCACTACCTGATGAAGAAGAACAAGATCACCGAGATCGACGGCTGGGGCACCTTCAAGGACGCCAAGACCATCGAGGTCAACTTCAACGACGGCAGCACCGACACCATCACCGGCGACAAGATCATCATCGCGACCGGCGCCACGACCCGACTGATCCCCGGCACCGAACTGTCCGAGCGGGTCGTCACCTACGAAGAGCAGATCCTCGACCCGGTCCTGCCGAAGTCGATCATCATCGCCGGATCCGGTGCCATCGGCGTCGAATTCGCCTACGTCATGAAGAACTTCGGCGTTGACGTCACCATCGTGGAATTCCTCGACCGGATGGTGCCCACCGAGGACGCCGACGTGTCCAAGGAACTGGCCAAGCACTACAAGAAGCTCGGCGTGAAGGTCCTGACCAAGACCAAGGTCGAGTCGATCGAAGACACCGGCTCCAGCGTCAAGGTGACCGTCTCCCCCGCCGACGGCGGCGAGCAGAAGGTGCTCGAGGCCGACAAGGTGTTGCAGGCCATCGGTTTCGCACCGCGCCTGACCGGCTACGGCCTGGAGAACACCGGGGTCAAGATCACCGAACGCAAAGCGATCGAGATCGACGACTACTGCCGCACCAACGTCCCCGACGTCTACGCGATCGGCGACGTCACGGGCAAGTTGATGCTGGCGCACACCGCCGAAGCGCAGGGTGTCGTCGCCGCCGAGACGATCGCGGGCGCGGAGACCATGCCGTTGGAGTACGTGATGATCCCGCGCGCGACGTACTGCCAGCCGCAGGTGGCCTCCTTCGGGTACACCGAGGCGCAGGCCAAGGACCTGGGGTACGACGTGAAGACCGCGCAGTTCCCGTTCTCCGCCAACGGCAAGGCCCAAGGCCTCGGCGAGGCAGTCGGATTCGTCAAGATCGTCGCCGACGCCAAGCACAACGAGTTCCTCGGCGCGCACCTGATCGGGCCGGACGTCACCGAACTCCTGCCGGTGCTCACCCTGGCTCAGCGCTGGGATCTGACCGCCGACGAGGTGGCCCGCAACGTCTTCGCCCACCCCACGCTGGGTGAGTCGGTCAAGGAGGCCGTCGAAGGCATCGTCGGCCACATGATCAACCTGTAG
- a CDS encoding patatin-like phospholipase family protein, producing MKTAFVLGGGGLLGATQIGGMRALLESGVHPDLVVGTSIGAINGAHIAFSPTVETLDALAEHWVRLSSARSLRDFRTVAPTDPGAERPRRFGRRRIGLRRPSYLYPAGPFLRMLRSTLPTQTFDNLELPFQCVAASVERAVAQWFTSGPLAEAVMASCSVPGLFPPFRIGDEHYYDGGLVHSIPIGRAIALGATRIYVLHVGRVEQPLEPPEWPWEVGTVAFEIARRHRYMEEIAETPADIELHVMPSGTDDAPMVSLLHLNTEFVTGRIDAAHRAALSYLEQER from the coding sequence ATGAAGACGGCCTTCGTCCTCGGCGGGGGCGGTCTGTTGGGAGCGACCCAGATCGGTGGGATGCGCGCTCTGCTGGAGAGCGGCGTACACCCCGATCTGGTCGTCGGCACCAGCATCGGTGCGATCAACGGGGCACACATCGCCTTCTCGCCCACCGTCGAGACCCTCGACGCGTTGGCGGAGCACTGGGTGCGCCTGTCCAGCGCGCGCAGCCTGCGCGACTTCCGCACGGTCGCTCCGACCGACCCCGGTGCGGAACGCCCGCGCCGATTCGGTCGCCGCCGGATCGGCCTGCGCCGACCGTCCTACCTCTATCCAGCGGGGCCGTTCCTGCGGATGCTGCGATCGACGCTGCCGACGCAGACCTTCGACAACCTGGAACTGCCATTCCAGTGCGTGGCTGCATCAGTGGAACGCGCTGTGGCGCAGTGGTTTACCAGTGGACCGTTGGCGGAGGCCGTCATGGCTTCGTGCTCGGTGCCCGGACTCTTCCCGCCCTTCCGGATCGGGGATGAGCACTACTACGACGGCGGGTTGGTGCACTCCATCCCGATCGGGCGGGCCATCGCGCTGGGCGCCACCCGCATCTACGTGCTGCACGTCGGCCGGGTCGAGCAGCCACTGGAACCGCCGGAGTGGCCCTGGGAGGTCGGCACCGTCGCGTTCGAGATCGCCCGTCGGCACCGCTACATGGAGGAAATCGCCGAGACTCCGGCCGACATCGAGTTGCACGTCATGCCCTCCGGCACGGACGACGCGCCGATGGTGTCCCTGCTACACCTGAACACCGAATTCGTCACCGGCCGCATCGATGCGGCCCACCGTGCTGCGTTGAGCTATCTCGAGCAGGAGCGATGA